Genomic segment of Rhodococcus rhodochrous:
CGGTGACGTTCTGCGCCGTGTAGTAGAGGGTGCGCATCATGTGCTGGGGGACGAGGCGCGCGAGATGTGTTGCGGCGCCGAGTGCACCGCGGTCGACCTCGGGCAGGCCGAAGACGGCGTCGTCGGAGGCGACGATGACGTCCGCGTTGCCGACGAGACCGATGCCGCCTCCGACACAGAAGCCGTTGACGGCGACGATCACAGGTACCTCGCAGTCGTAGACGGCGGCGAATGCGGCGGCGCACCCGTGGTTGGCGGCGATCAGGGCGTCGAACCCTTCGGTGGCCTGCATTTCCTTGATGTCCACACCCGCGTTGAAGCCTCTGCCCTCGGCGCGCAGGATCACCGCGTGGGTGTCGAGACTGCGCCCGGCCGTGGTCACGGCCTCGGCCAGGTCGAACCAGGCCTGTGAGGGGAGAGCGTTCACGGGCGGGAAGTCGACGGTGACCGTGGTGATACCGGCGCTGTCGCAGGTCGAGGTGATGCCCATGGCATGTTCCTAACGTCTGTACCGAACCAAGCGATTGCTTGGTAAGTTAGCACAGGATAGCCGCTTGACCCAGAGGGTCGTAAGGTCGCAGTACGACCGGAACATCGAGGAGAGAAGATGCCCGAAGCAGTAATCGTGTCCGCAGTACGGTCGCCGATCGGGCGAGCGCGCAAGGGCTCGCTCGCATCGATCCGCCCGGACGACCTGGCGACCCAGATGGTCGCCGCGGCGCTCGCCCAGGTCCCCGACCTCGATCCCACCGAGATCGACGACCTGATGCTCGGCTGCGGACAGCCCGCAGGACAGTCCGGCTTCAACATCGCCCGCGTGGTCGCGGTGCAGCTCGGCTACGACTTCCTGCCCGGTGTGACCGTCAACCGGTACTGCTCGTCGTCGCTGCAGACCACCCGCATGGCGCTGCACGCCATCAAGGCCGGTGAAGGCGACGTGTTCGTCTCTGCCGGTGTCGAGTCGGTGTCGAGTTTCGTGACCGGCAACGCCGACGGCCTGCCCGACACCAAGAACCCGCTGTTCGACGAGGCGCAGGCGCGCAGCGCGAAGCTCGCCGAGGGGGGCGTGGCGTGGACCGACCCGCGTAGCGAGGGATTGCTGCCGGATGTCTACGTCGCGATGGGACAGACCGCCGAGAACGTCGCCTCCCACACCGGGATCTCCCGGGAGGACCAGGATCGCTGGGGCGTGCGCTCGCACAACCTGGCGGAAGAGGCCATCAAGAGTGGCTTCTTCGAGCGGGAGATCACCCCGGTGACCCTCGCCGACGGCACGGTCGTCAGCACCGACGACGGTCCGCGCCCGGGCACCACCTACGAGGCGGTCAGTCAGCTCAAGCCGGTCTTCCGCCCGGACGGCACGGTGACCGCCGGCAACGCGTGCCCGCTCAACGACGGTGCGGCCGCTCTGGTGATCATGTCCGACACGAAGGCGAAGGAACTCGGGCTCACCCCGCTCGCGCGCATCGTCTCCACCGGTGTCTCGGGCCTGTCGCCGGAGATCATGGGCCTCGGACCGATCGACGCGACCCGCAAGGCGCTCGCCAACGCGAACATGGGCATCGACGACATCGACCTGTTCGAGATCAACGAGGCGTTCGCCGTGCAGGTGCTCGGCTCGGCGCGCGAGCTGAAGATCGACGAGGACAAGCTCAACGTCTCCGGTGGCGCGATCGCCCTCGGTCACCCCTTCGGCATGACCGGTGCCCGCATCACCGCGACCCTCATCAACAACCTGCAGACCCACGACAAGCAGTTCGGCGTCGAGACGATGTGCGTCGGCGGTGGCCAGGGCATGGCGATGGTGCTCGAGCGGTTGAGCTGAGCGAATTCCGTTCGGGTGGGCCGGACTCCGGTCCGGTCCACCCGACGGCGCGCGTGAGGGGGATGCGTGCGGCTACCAGGGCCCGTGCGTGTCGCGCCAGCCCTTGCGGATGATCTTCCCGGTCGCGTTGCGCGGCAACATCTCACGGGTCAGCGTCCACTGCGTCGGTACCTTGAAGTACGCGAGCCGCTCGGAGGCGAAGGTCGTCAGTTCCTCGGCGGTGGCCGAACGGCCGTCGGCGAGCACGACCACCGCGGCGACCTCCTGCCCCCACTCGGGGTGCGGCGCGCCGGTGACCATGCACTCGCGCACTGCCGGGTGCTGCGACAGCACGCCCTCGACCTCCGAGGGGTAGACGTTCTCGCCGTTCTGTTCGATGAGATCGGCCCGCCGGCCCACCAGCCGCAACCGGCCGTTCTCGACGACGCCGAAATCGCCTGTGCGCAACCAGCGGTCGGGAGTGATCGCCTCGGCCGTCGCGGCCTCGTCGTCCCAGTAGCCCAACATGACGAACGGGCTGCGCACACACACCTCGCCCACCTGGCCGTCCGGAAGCCACGCGCCCGTCCGGTCCCGGATCTCCAGGCTCACCGTGATGATCGGTGCTCCCACCGTGCCCGGATACTCCTCGAGTTCCGCGGCGGAGGCCACGGCGATCGGCGTACTGCACTCGGTGATGGTGTAACTGTCGACCATCGCGTGCTTGCCGAACGGAAGCCGTTCGCGCAGCTGCTGTTTGAACTCGGGGGTCGACGGCTCCGAGGACAGCGTGAAGCGATTCAGGGACGTCAGGTCGTAGCGGTCGAGATCCTCGTCCTCGAGCATCCGCGCGGCCATCGACGGCACGGCCATCCAGTGCGTCACCTGCTCCGCCTCGATGAGCTCGAGCACCGGATGCACGCCGAACCAGCCCTGGTTCATCACCACGGTGCTGCCGGTCGCCAGGCGCGGAACGATCGTGTTGTGCAGGCTCGTGATGTGGAACAGCGACGACGTCAGCAGGTACCGCGAATCCGACGGAATCGACCGGTCGTACGCGGCCCCGGTCCAGATCGTCGCGATCGCATCGAGGTACCGGTGGTAGTCGACCACCGCCAGCAGATTCCGCTGCGAGTGCAGCGCGCCCTTCGGGTCCCCGCTCGTACCCGAGGTGTACAGGAGGACGGCCGGATCGTCCTCGGCGACCCTCGGCGGTGGCGGTTGCGCGCCGTCGAATTCGGCGATGAGGCGCGGCAGATCCTCCTCGATCGACAGCACCACCGTCTGCGCGCGGTCGATGCCGGCCACGGCCGCCGCGCGCGGACCGTCGACGAAGAGCACCCGGGGCCGCGAATGACGGATACCGAATTCGAGTTCCGGCTGCACCCACCACGCGTTCAGCCCCACCGAGATCGCACCGAGGGCCTGTGTCGCCCAGAAGGCGGTGACCCACTCGGGCCGGTTCGCCGACAGGAT
This window contains:
- the echA20 gene encoding (7aS)-7a-methyl-1,5-dioxo-2,3,5,6,7,7a-hexahydro-1H-indene-carboxyl-CoA hydrolase, with translation MGITSTCDSAGITTVTVDFPPVNALPSQAWFDLAEAVTTAGRSLDTHAVILRAEGRGFNAGVDIKEMQATEGFDALIAANHGCAAAFAAVYDCEVPVIVAVNGFCVGGGIGLVGNADVIVASDDAVFGLPEVDRGALGAATHLARLVPQHMMRTLYYTAQNVTAQQLEHFGSVYKVVPRSELDATAREVAEMIAAKDTRVIRRAKEAINRIDPVDVKTSYRLEQGFTFELNLAGIADEHRDEFVATGKPRSNS
- a CDS encoding acetyl-CoA C-acetyltransferase — translated: MPEAVIVSAVRSPIGRARKGSLASIRPDDLATQMVAAALAQVPDLDPTEIDDLMLGCGQPAGQSGFNIARVVAVQLGYDFLPGVTVNRYCSSSLQTTRMALHAIKAGEGDVFVSAGVESVSSFVTGNADGLPDTKNPLFDEAQARSAKLAEGGVAWTDPRSEGLLPDVYVAMGQTAENVASHTGISREDQDRWGVRSHNLAEEAIKSGFFEREITPVTLADGTVVSTDDGPRPGTTYEAVSQLKPVFRPDGTVTAGNACPLNDGAAALVIMSDTKAKELGLTPLARIVSTGVSGLSPEIMGLGPIDATRKALANANMGIDDIDLFEINEAFAVQVLGSARELKIDEDKLNVSGGAIALGHPFGMTGARITATLINNLQTHDKQFGVETMCVGGGQGMAMVLERLS
- a CDS encoding class I adenylate-forming enzyme family protein, with protein sequence MTIPSDPSHFLDQLVSRLTGPGGEFEIVMQEVLGTEIPVMRRRDRAVADLLSQSLAWGDREYLVTTDQRITFARNARMSYALAAALHERYGVGVGDRVAILSANRPEWVTAFWATQALGAISVGLNAWWVQPELEFGIRHSRPRVLFVDGPRAAAVAGIDRAQTVVLSIEEDLPRLIAEFDGAQPPPPRVAEDDPAVLLYTSGTSGDPKGALHSQRNLLAVVDYHRYLDAIATIWTGAAYDRSIPSDSRYLLTSSLFHITSLHNTIVPRLATGSTVVMNQGWFGVHPVLELIEAEQVTHWMAVPSMAARMLEDEDLDRYDLTSLNRFTLSSEPSTPEFKQQLRERLPFGKHAMVDSYTITECSTPIAVASAAELEEYPGTVGAPIITVSLEIRDRTGAWLPDGQVGEVCVRSPFVMLGYWDDEAATAEAITPDRWLRTGDFGVVENGRLRLVGRRADLIEQNGENVYPSEVEGVLSQHPAVRECMVTGAPHPEWGQEVAAVVVLADGRSATAEELTTFASERLAYFKVPTQWTLTREMLPRNATGKIIRKGWRDTHGPW